A genome region from Candidatus Cloacimonadota bacterium includes the following:
- a CDS encoding type Z 30S ribosomal protein S14 has product MAKKSLILKQQRTPKFKVRKYNRCKICGRPRAYMRDFGMCRLCFRKYASQGHIPGITRSSW; this is encoded by the coding sequence ATGGCCAAGAAATCACTGATCCTGAAACAACAAAGAACACCCAAATTCAAAGTTAGAAAATACAACCGCTGCAAGATCTGCGGACGCCCCAGGGCCTACATGCGCGATTTCGGCATGTGCCGCCTGTGTTTCCGCAAATACGCGTCCCAGGGCCACATCCCCGGGATCACCCGATCCAGCTGGTAA
- the rplE gene encoding 50S ribosomal protein L5, with protein sequence MNRIKEQYRKAVVPALQKRFAYKNPHQVPRLDKIVVSMGVGAATQNKALLDNAVKDLEQIAGRKVIITKARKSISNFKLRQGMPIGCKVTLRDEIMYEFFDRLVAIVIPRMRDFRGIPADSFDGRGNFSLGIKEQTVFPEIEYDKIDAVRGMNINIVTTAHTDDEARELLRELGMPFQRGE encoded by the coding sequence ATGAACAGAATCAAAGAACAGTATCGTAAAGCCGTGGTTCCGGCGCTGCAAAAACGCTTTGCCTACAAGAACCCCCATCAGGTGCCGCGTCTGGACAAGATCGTGGTGAGCATGGGCGTTGGCGCCGCCACCCAAAACAAAGCCCTGCTGGACAACGCGGTGAAGGACCTGGAACAGATCGCCGGACGCAAGGTGATCATCACCAAGGCCCGCAAGTCCATATCCAATTTCAAGCTGCGCCAGGGCATGCCCATCGGCTGCAAAGTGACCCTGCGTGATGAGATCATGTATGAGTTCTTCGATCGCCTGGTGGCCATCGTGATCCCCCGCATGCGCGATTTCCGCGGGATCCCGGCCGATTCTTTCGACGGCAGGGGGAATTTCTCCCTCGGCATCAAGGAACAGACCGTGTTCCCGGAGATCGAGTACGACAAGATCGACGCCGTACGCGGCATGAACATCAACATTGTGACCACGGCGCATACCGACGACGAGGCCCGCGAACTGCTGCGGGAGCTTGGAATGCCCTTCCAGCGCGGTGAATAA